The Rhododendron vialii isolate Sample 1 chromosome 8a, ASM3025357v1 genome has a window encoding:
- the LOC131336620 gene encoding uncharacterized protein LOC131336620 isoform X2 — MAPTTRNTRRALLESDSNQSQEVNMNAAAIVQPLNEPEIAGSRKKAKRARGPTFMCKVWGQHDNERVQVLFNDKGQPISNNSILSHFLGTIARNGKYAPLQYKTWHKMPKVFKEDMFALVLQKFDFSPGHKRWILKSLSKKWRNWKATVKRDHYDSDLPIEEQIHSSPDRVQADQWKELVKYWHEDAKKFYTKNKSSRAGQNIIYKKGKTPLAIVRETEAKNLGHDPSRAHMFLTCFTNDGKVSNEELREKIEKMKELSEQVPEGELDSSGPNDVFSKAMGKEKSGSVRMYGLGVCPSDVWGDVPSSGTSYRMSMEWKTELDKTNQKLEELTNLYLQSQANGANSSNTRVTSPNIPVSSPNQHIGLSTSTTQRGRVKVGDCVYFKSVANPIEVVGKGRIASMDPSTEVGGVELGVNWCEIHVQIPIIWGEHLMRPYAVLKTVGDAIGTPIAWPISLVVRDDDDGFIE; from the exons AGAGCACGAGGTCCCACTTTTATGTGTAAAGTTTGGGGCCAGCACGACAATGAGCGCGTACAAGTTTTATTCAACGACAAAGGTCAACCGATTTCCAATAATAGCATTTTGAGCCACTTCTTAGGAACTATAGCAAGAAATGGGAAATATGCACCTCTCCAATATAAGACTTGGCATAAGATGCCTAAAGTGTTCAAGGAAGATATGTTTGCATTGGTACTG CAAAAGTTTGATTTCTCTCCTGGTCACAAGAGATGGATCTTGAAATCACTTTCGAAAAAGTGGAGGAACTGGAAGGCTACAGTGAAGAGAGACCACTACGATTCTGACCTACCCATTGAGGAGCAAATACATAGTTCTCCGGATCGAGTGCAAGCAGACCAATGGAAAGAACTTGTTAAGTATTGGCATGAAGATGCGAAG aaattttatacaaaaaacAAGTCTAGTCGAGCAGGGCAAAATATCATTTATAAGAAGGGCAAAACTCCTTTAGCCATTGTGAGAGAGACTGAG GCAAAAAACCTCGGCCATGATCCATCACGTGCACATATGTTCCTTACTTGCTTCACAAATGATGGCAAGGTCTCAAATGAGGAATTGAGGGAAAAAATA gaaaaaatgaaagagctATCCGAACAAGTTCCTGAGGGTGAACTTGATTCTTCTGGTCCAAATGATGTGTTCTCCAAAGCTATGGGCAAAGAGAAATCTGGAAGTGTGCGCATGTATGGGCTAGGGGTTTGCCCATCTGATGTTTGGGGTGATGTGCCTAGCAGTGGCACATCTTATAGGATGTCAATGGAGTGGAAGACAGAGCTagataaaacaaaccaaaaattggAAGAGCTAACGAATTTATATTTGCAGAGTCAAGCAAATGGGGCTAACTCCTCAAACACTCGAGTCACATCTCCAAACATTCCAGTTTCATCTCCAAACCAACATATTGGTTTATCAACATCTACTACCCAACGAGGACGTGTTAAG GTGGGGGATTGTGTTTATTTCAAGAGTGTAGCCAACCCCATAGAAGTTGTAGGCAAAGGGCGGATCGCTAGTATGGATCCATCTACGGAGGTAGGCGGAGTAGAACTCGGAGTTAATTGGTGTGAGATTCATGTTCAAATCCCAATCATATGGGGCGAGCATTTGATGAGGCCTTATGCAGTCCTTAAGACCGTTGGCGATGCCATTGGTACGCCAATAGCATGGCCTATTTCTTTG GTAGtgagagatgatgatgatggctTTATTGAATGA
- the LOC131336620 gene encoding uncharacterized protein LOC131336620 isoform X3, whose amino-acid sequence MAPTTRNTRRALLESDSNQSQEVNMNAAAIVQPLNEPGSRKKAKRARGPTFMCKVWGQHDNERVQVLFNDKGQPISNNSILSHFLGTIARNGKYAPLQYKTWHKMPKVFKEDMFALVLQKFDFSPGHKRWILKSLSKKWRNWKATVKRDHYDSDLPIEEQIHSSPDRVQADQWKELVKYWHEDAKKFYTKNKSSRAGQNIIYKKGKTPLAIVRETEAKNLGHDPSRAHMFLTCFTNDGKVSNEELREKIEKMKELSEQVPEGELDSSGPNDVFSKAMGKEKSGSVRMYGLGVCPSDVWGDVPSSGTSYRMSMEWKTELDKTNQKLEELTNLYLQSQANGANSSNTRVTSPNIPVSSPNQHIGLSTSTTQRGRVKVGDCVYFKSVANPIEVVGKGRIASMDPSTEVGGVELGVNWCEIHVQIPIIWGEHLMRPYAVLKTVGDAIGTPIAWPISLVVRDDDDGFIE is encoded by the exons AGAGCACGAGGTCCCACTTTTATGTGTAAAGTTTGGGGCCAGCACGACAATGAGCGCGTACAAGTTTTATTCAACGACAAAGGTCAACCGATTTCCAATAATAGCATTTTGAGCCACTTCTTAGGAACTATAGCAAGAAATGGGAAATATGCACCTCTCCAATATAAGACTTGGCATAAGATGCCTAAAGTGTTCAAGGAAGATATGTTTGCATTGGTACTG CAAAAGTTTGATTTCTCTCCTGGTCACAAGAGATGGATCTTGAAATCACTTTCGAAAAAGTGGAGGAACTGGAAGGCTACAGTGAAGAGAGACCACTACGATTCTGACCTACCCATTGAGGAGCAAATACATAGTTCTCCGGATCGAGTGCAAGCAGACCAATGGAAAGAACTTGTTAAGTATTGGCATGAAGATGCGAAG aaattttatacaaaaaacAAGTCTAGTCGAGCAGGGCAAAATATCATTTATAAGAAGGGCAAAACTCCTTTAGCCATTGTGAGAGAGACTGAG GCAAAAAACCTCGGCCATGATCCATCACGTGCACATATGTTCCTTACTTGCTTCACAAATGATGGCAAGGTCTCAAATGAGGAATTGAGGGAAAAAATA gaaaaaatgaaagagctATCCGAACAAGTTCCTGAGGGTGAACTTGATTCTTCTGGTCCAAATGATGTGTTCTCCAAAGCTATGGGCAAAGAGAAATCTGGAAGTGTGCGCATGTATGGGCTAGGGGTTTGCCCATCTGATGTTTGGGGTGATGTGCCTAGCAGTGGCACATCTTATAGGATGTCAATGGAGTGGAAGACAGAGCTagataaaacaaaccaaaaattggAAGAGCTAACGAATTTATATTTGCAGAGTCAAGCAAATGGGGCTAACTCCTCAAACACTCGAGTCACATCTCCAAACATTCCAGTTTCATCTCCAAACCAACATATTGGTTTATCAACATCTACTACCCAACGAGGACGTGTTAAG GTGGGGGATTGTGTTTATTTCAAGAGTGTAGCCAACCCCATAGAAGTTGTAGGCAAAGGGCGGATCGCTAGTATGGATCCATCTACGGAGGTAGGCGGAGTAGAACTCGGAGTTAATTGGTGTGAGATTCATGTTCAAATCCCAATCATATGGGGCGAGCATTTGATGAGGCCTTATGCAGTCCTTAAGACCGTTGGCGATGCCATTGGTACGCCAATAGCATGGCCTATTTCTTTG GTAGtgagagatgatgatgatggctTTATTGAATGA
- the LOC131336620 gene encoding uncharacterized protein LOC131336620 isoform X4, with amino-acid sequence MLRPLFNPLMNQQKFDFSPGHKRWILKSLSKKWRNWKATVKRDHYDSDLPIEEQIHSSPDRVQADQWKELVKYWHEDAKKFYTKNKSSRAGQNIIYKKGKTPLAIVRETEAKNLGHDPSRAHMFLTCFTNDGKVSNEELREKIEKMKELSEQVPEGELDSSGPNDVFSKAMGKEKSGSVRMYGLGVCPSDVWGDVPSSGTSYRMSMEWKTELDKTNQKLEELTNLYLQSQANGANSSNTRVTSPNIPVSSPNQHIGLSTSTTQRGRVKVGDCVYFKSVANPIEVVGKGRIASMDPSTEVGGVELGVNWCEIHVQIPIIWGEHLMRPYAVLKTVGDAIGTPIAWPISLVVRDDDDGFIE; translated from the exons CAAAAGTTTGATTTCTCTCCTGGTCACAAGAGATGGATCTTGAAATCACTTTCGAAAAAGTGGAGGAACTGGAAGGCTACAGTGAAGAGAGACCACTACGATTCTGACCTACCCATTGAGGAGCAAATACATAGTTCTCCGGATCGAGTGCAAGCAGACCAATGGAAAGAACTTGTTAAGTATTGGCATGAAGATGCGAAG aaattttatacaaaaaacAAGTCTAGTCGAGCAGGGCAAAATATCATTTATAAGAAGGGCAAAACTCCTTTAGCCATTGTGAGAGAGACTGAG GCAAAAAACCTCGGCCATGATCCATCACGTGCACATATGTTCCTTACTTGCTTCACAAATGATGGCAAGGTCTCAAATGAGGAATTGAGGGAAAAAATA gaaaaaatgaaagagctATCCGAACAAGTTCCTGAGGGTGAACTTGATTCTTCTGGTCCAAATGATGTGTTCTCCAAAGCTATGGGCAAAGAGAAATCTGGAAGTGTGCGCATGTATGGGCTAGGGGTTTGCCCATCTGATGTTTGGGGTGATGTGCCTAGCAGTGGCACATCTTATAGGATGTCAATGGAGTGGAAGACAGAGCTagataaaacaaaccaaaaattggAAGAGCTAACGAATTTATATTTGCAGAGTCAAGCAAATGGGGCTAACTCCTCAAACACTCGAGTCACATCTCCAAACATTCCAGTTTCATCTCCAAACCAACATATTGGTTTATCAACATCTACTACCCAACGAGGACGTGTTAAG GTGGGGGATTGTGTTTATTTCAAGAGTGTAGCCAACCCCATAGAAGTTGTAGGCAAAGGGCGGATCGCTAGTATGGATCCATCTACGGAGGTAGGCGGAGTAGAACTCGGAGTTAATTGGTGTGAGATTCATGTTCAAATCCCAATCATATGGGGCGAGCATTTGATGAGGCCTTATGCAGTCCTTAAGACCGTTGGCGATGCCATTGGTACGCCAATAGCATGGCCTATTTCTTTG GTAGtgagagatgatgatgatggctTTATTGAATGA